GTGTTACTGGTTCGTACTACCTCGTCCGCGGTGCAATCGTCATCCCGAGTGGTGCACTCGGTGGCTTCCTCTGGCAGTACGTCACGCCGGGAGTGTCGTTCACCATCGCTTCGGTTATCGGCCTGATCGGCGTCGCGTACTTCCTGCTCTTCGGGAAGGAGTTCGAAGCCTACGCCTAGTCAAACACCACCTCCCTCTGTTGTCTTTTCATCACTTTCTAGTAGTATTCTCATCGAGTGGTGATGCCCTCTCACTTTCTCATCGTTCTAGCCTTCTTCATGGGATATGGCCACAGAAGCGTTGACTGACGAGGAGATAGATGCATTCCTCCGTGAACACGGAACCGGTGTGTTGTCGGTCGCTGACGGCTCAGACGCCTATGCGATTCCACAATCGTTCGGGTACGACGGTGAGGATCTGTACTTCCAGTTCGTTTCTGCCGCACACAGTTCGAAGCAGTCGTTTGCCGAACAAACTGAAACTGCGACGTTCACTGTCTACGACGACGAGCCAGCACAGAGTGTCATCGCTCGTGGAGCACTCGCACCCGTCTCAGCGGACGAATCCACACACGCCATGTCCGTTATCGCGGAGAACGCGATGATCCCAACAGTGAACATTAGCCCTGATACGCCGGTCCCTGCACTCTCGTTCCAGCTCTATCGCTTGCAACCGACCGAACTAACCGGCCGAACGTTCGGGCCAGTGGTCGACAACTCATCACAACCACTGCCAGAACCATGGTCGAATCACCTCGAGAACGCGCTCCAGTGTGACGACCCAGAGGAGAAAGATTACCACATTCGGCAGGCGTTCCAACTGAGCGAATCTGTGACGAATGCAGAGTGAGCACCCACCTGTTTCTCCGTTGACCAACAGAAAACACTCGACGACTCGAGTAGTCCGTAATCGACTCAGTCGTCGTGGTGGCCAAGATAGGCGGTCGCGTCCAGTTCGACACGCACGTCCTCCGGAAGACGCGAGACCTCAACGCAGACGCGCGCCGGTGGCTCCTCGCCGAACTGCTCTCCGTAGGCCTCGTTGACCCGCTCGTAGTCTTCGAGGTCGGTTAGATAGACCGTCACCTTCACCACGTCGTCGAGACCGTCGCCGCCGGCTTCGTCGACGACTGCGGCGATGTTCTCGAGTACCCGTCTGGTCTGGGCCTGGATATCGCCGTCGACGACGGCTCCGGTTTCGGGGTCGACGGGGCCGTAGCCGGAGACGTAGAGGGTGTCGCCGGCCCGGACGCCCTGCGAGTAGGGGTTGTCGGTGGCTGGTGCGCCGTCGGTTTCGATGGGTGTTGGGTTGCTCATTGGTCGTGTATGAGGCGGGTGTTGGCCGCTGATTCAGGCAGTCTGTGCCACGTCTGCAGTCACGTGTTCGATCGCATCGACGATCACGTCGAGAGCCGTCTCGGCGAGGTCGTGTGTGAGGACGAGCGGCGGGAGCAGGCGAAGCACGTTGCCGTGGCGGCCGGCCGTCCAGACGAGGACGCCGTGTTCGAAGCAGTACTGCTGGATCGCGTCCACAACGTCGCTGTCAGGTGCGCCGTTCTCGTCGACGAATTCTGCGCCGATGAACAGTCCCTTGCCGCGAATGTCTGCGAGCTGGTCCGTCTCGTCCGCGGCTTCGTGGAGGCGGTCCTGAATGTATTCACCGAGATCGCGCGCGTGAGCGAGCAGGTTGTGTTCCTGAATGTACTCGATGGCGCGGGTGCCGGCGCGCATGCCGACGACGTGGCCGCGGTAGGTGCCGGCGTGGTCGCCCGAGCCCCAGGTGTCCAGTTCTTCCTTGTACATCGTCGCCGAAAGTGGGAAGCCGACGCCGCCAAGCGCCTTCGCGGAGGTCATTGCATCCGGCGTCACGTCCTCCCAGTCGCTCGCCCACCACTGGCCGGTGCGGCCGAGGCCGCTCTGAATCTCGTCGAAGACCAGCGTCACGTCGTTGTCGTCTGCGATGTCTCGGAGTCCCTGCAGGAACCCCTTCGGCGGTGTGACGATGCCGCCCTCGCCCTGAATCGGCTCGACGATGATCCCGGCCGGATTCGCGAGGCCACCGTAGGGATCCTCGACGATTGCCTGGACCTCCTCAAGTGCGTGATCGACCGCTTCCTCGGGCGTCTTCTCCTGCCGAAACGGGTGCGGATACGGTGCGTGGACGACATCCGAGAGCAGCGGCGCGTAGTGTTTCTTCAGCTTCGTGTTCGAGGTGACGCTCATCGCACCCGTCGTCGCGCCGTGATAGGAGCCGCGGAAGGCGATGAGCCCGTCACCGTCGGCGTTGTACTTCGAGAGCTTGATCGACGCCTCGATGGCGTCGCTGCCCGTTGGACCGCCGAAGACGACCCGGTTGTTCCCCTGCAATCCACTCGGGGCGATCTCGTCGAGTTTCTCGATCAACTCGAGTCGGGCGTCGGTCGGGAAGTCGACGGTGTGGACGAACTTGTCGGCCTGTTCGTGGACGGCCTCGAGGACGTAGGGGTTCGAGTGGCCGACGTTCAACACGCCGATGCCGGCGAACATGTCGATGTAGGTGTTACCGTCGGCGTCGCGGACGGTCGCACCCTTTCCGTCTTCGAACGCGATGGGGATGTCGTTCGGATACGCGACTGCGCTGCTGTCGATTTCACGTTGTGTCTCGAGAAGCGATTTCGTCGCCGGACCGGGGACGGAGCCGACGTCTGGCGCATCGTCGAAGTGAATCTCGTCGATCGGTGGTCCTGCTGCCATACCGCATCCCAGGTGAAACAGCTATTAATAACTTGTCCACAGTATCCATGTTTGCTGTATACAGAAACTGAATACGCCTTGGCTGCTCC
This genomic stretch from Natrialba magadii ATCC 43099 harbors:
- a CDS encoding pyridoxamine 5'-phosphate oxidase family protein → MATEALTDEEIDAFLREHGTGVLSVADGSDAYAIPQSFGYDGEDLYFQFVSAAHSSKQSFAEQTETATFTVYDDEPAQSVIARGALAPVSADESTHAMSVIAENAMIPTVNISPDTPVPALSFQLYRLQPTELTGRTFGPVVDNSSQPLPEPWSNHLENALQCDDPEEKDYHIRQAFQLSESVTNAE
- a CDS encoding Rid family detoxifying hydrolase, which gives rise to MSNPTPIETDGAPATDNPYSQGVRAGDTLYVSGYGPVDPETGAVVDGDIQAQTRRVLENIAAVVDEAGGDGLDDVVKVTVYLTDLEDYERVNEAYGEQFGEEPPARVCVEVSRLPEDVRVELDATAYLGHHDD
- a CDS encoding aspartate aminotransferase family protein; this encodes MAAGPPIDEIHFDDAPDVGSVPGPATKSLLETQREIDSSAVAYPNDIPIAFEDGKGATVRDADGNTYIDMFAGIGVLNVGHSNPYVLEAVHEQADKFVHTVDFPTDARLELIEKLDEIAPSGLQGNNRVVFGGPTGSDAIEASIKLSKYNADGDGLIAFRGSYHGATTGAMSVTSNTKLKKHYAPLLSDVVHAPYPHPFRQEKTPEEAVDHALEEVQAIVEDPYGGLANPAGIIVEPIQGEGGIVTPPKGFLQGLRDIADDNDVTLVFDEIQSGLGRTGQWWASDWEDVTPDAMTSAKALGGVGFPLSATMYKEELDTWGSGDHAGTYRGHVVGMRAGTRAIEYIQEHNLLAHARDLGEYIQDRLHEAADETDQLADIRGKGLFIGAEFVDENGAPDSDVVDAIQQYCFEHGVLVWTAGRHGNVLRLLPPLVLTHDLAETALDVIVDAIEHVTADVAQTA